Proteins from a genomic interval of Pseudomonas asplenii:
- a CDS encoding J domain-containing protein, with translation MDCWSILQLTEDADQRSIKRSYARLLKTTRPDEDAEAFQQLRESYEQALEIARWRDEDDDAEAPRDILVAAPAERDRPASTGLLDAQPAAQLAMDRAQALVAGLTEQNLPQRWEQARQQDCAEAFQQTLLRLCFEQPGLRNTITAWAVQQLEWLTPWQAVVMTPSQEEALSNGLLQEYRQGLQDLLEAGQEREFVNRLKDYGEQPWLKVFDRRREWQPIILQLLHETRWSLPLFDRVCQLFDWDERKGNTPEPEWTWRALIERCEQEGFYQQQLAKAQIPRPWSADQLAAQLLLTPLTSKQQMALYQRFEAAEWQACQQLAETLAYQYPALLERLPEPDVFFWWKFTPRPVPSNSWSWLWAASALTLLLHFLPQLMHKVLRNDPIWITLFLAGTWALIPVWAGRFLMPRWLTLCSKFFVMDAQLSQHLLPQRINPNGYWLVLRHGVPQAILGLCFWTALGALGLATFVGVGLIGLLDQRRRGAEKPASGWKQPLQAILHWTHWSPLQLGFFVIMLAVTVTCIFAYPGFPLTRPT, from the coding sequence ATGGATTGTTGGTCGATACTGCAACTGACCGAAGATGCCGATCAGCGCAGCATCAAGCGCAGCTATGCGCGACTGCTGAAAACCACTCGGCCGGACGAGGATGCCGAAGCTTTCCAGCAACTGCGCGAGTCCTATGAGCAGGCATTGGAGATTGCCCGTTGGCGCGATGAGGATGACGACGCCGAGGCGCCACGGGACATCCTCGTCGCTGCACCGGCCGAACGGGACAGGCCCGCGTCCACCGGCCTGCTCGACGCCCAACCCGCAGCCCAGCTTGCCATGGACCGTGCCCAGGCGCTGGTGGCGGGCCTCACCGAACAGAATCTGCCCCAGCGCTGGGAACAGGCCCGGCAACAGGATTGTGCCGAAGCCTTTCAGCAGACGCTGCTACGCCTGTGTTTCGAACAACCGGGACTGCGTAACACGATCACCGCGTGGGCGGTGCAACAACTGGAGTGGCTGACGCCCTGGCAGGCCGTCGTCATGACCCCGTCACAGGAAGAAGCGCTGTCCAACGGCTTGCTGCAGGAATACCGTCAGGGCCTTCAGGATCTGCTGGAGGCCGGACAGGAGCGCGAGTTCGTCAATCGTTTGAAAGACTACGGCGAACAGCCCTGGCTGAAAGTCTTCGACCGGCGGCGGGAGTGGCAACCTATTATCCTGCAACTGCTGCATGAAACCCGCTGGAGCCTGCCGCTGTTCGACCGGGTCTGCCAACTGTTCGACTGGGATGAGCGCAAGGGCAATACGCCGGAACCCGAGTGGACCTGGCGGGCCTTGATAGAGCGTTGCGAGCAGGAAGGTTTTTATCAGCAACAGCTGGCCAAGGCACAGATCCCGCGCCCCTGGAGCGCCGACCAACTGGCCGCGCAACTGCTGCTGACGCCACTGACCAGCAAGCAGCAAATGGCTCTCTACCAGCGTTTCGAGGCCGCCGAATGGCAAGCCTGCCAGCAACTGGCCGAGACCCTCGCCTACCAGTATCCGGCCCTGCTCGAGCGCCTGCCCGAGCCGGACGTGTTCTTCTGGTGGAAATTCACTCCACGCCCGGTTCCGAGCAATAGTTGGAGCTGGTTGTGGGCCGCCTCGGCACTGACCCTGCTCCTGCATTTTCTACCGCAATTGATGCACAAGGTCCTGCGCAATGACCCGATCTGGATCACCCTCTTCCTGGCCGGCACCTGGGCGCTGATTCCGGTCTGGGCCGGTCGCTTCCTGATGCCCCGCTGGCTGACCCTGTGCTCGAAGTTCTTCGTCATGGATGCGCAACTGAGCCAACACCTGCTGCCGCAACGGATCAATCCCAATGGGTACTGGCTGGTACTGCGCCATGGTGTTCCGCAGGCAATCCTCGGCCTGTGCTTCTGGACCGCACTGGGCGCCCTCGGGCTCGCCACCTTTGTCGGCGTCGGCCTGATCGGCTTGCTCGATCAGCGACGACGCGGTGCCGAGAAACCGGCATCCGGCTGGAAGCAGCCGTTACAGGCGATCTTGCACTGGACGCACTGGAGCCCACTGCAACTGGGCTTTTTCGTGATCATGCTGGCCGTGACCGTGACCTGTATTTTCGCTTATCCGGGTTTTCCACTGACACGTCCGACCTAG
- a CDS encoding molecular chaperone HscC, translated as MIVGIDLGTTNSLVAVWREEASELVPNALGQFLTPSVVGLDDEGRVLVGQAAKERLHTHPRSTTALFKRHMGSAQEVRLGERLFRPEELSALVLKSLKEDVERAYGETVHEAVISVPAYFSDAQRKATRIAGELAGLKVDKLINEPTAAALAYGLHQRDKETSFLVFDLGGGTFDVSILELFDGVMEVRASAGDNFLGGEDFDAVLLERFIDSQRNATDFPDSNSVIQPLRREAERVRKVLGQEQSSEFTLRIDGRQWSHTFTQQQLADLYAPLLERLRGPIERALRDARIRVSDLDEILLVGGTTRMPLVRKLAAGLFGRFPSISLNPDEVVAHGAAIQAALKARSAALEEVVLTDVCSYTLGIETSQQYGQQIESGHYLPIIERNSIVPVSRVKSVYTLHDNQEVVKLKIYQGESRLVRDNVFLGELEMPVPKRKAGEISLDVRFTYDNNGLLEAQVTVPLTGEQHSLVIENNPGVLSPEEIQQRLQALSLLKVHPRDQQVNTVLTARLERLYQESLGELRERIGQWAGQFQQVLETQDERQIREARSELTRHLDRLDSGIWH; from the coding sequence ATGATCGTAGGGATCGACCTGGGAACCACCAACAGCCTCGTCGCGGTCTGGCGCGAAGAGGCCAGCGAATTGGTGCCCAATGCACTCGGCCAGTTCCTCACGCCGAGCGTGGTCGGTCTCGACGACGAAGGGCGGGTCCTCGTCGGCCAGGCCGCCAAGGAGCGCCTGCATACCCATCCGCGCAGCACCACCGCGCTGTTCAAGCGCCACATGGGCAGCGCCCAGGAAGTCCGCCTGGGTGAGCGTCTGTTCCGCCCCGAAGAACTTTCCGCGCTGGTGCTCAAGAGCCTCAAGGAAGACGTCGAACGCGCCTACGGCGAAACCGTGCACGAAGCGGTGATCAGCGTCCCGGCCTATTTCAGCGATGCCCAGCGCAAGGCCACACGGATCGCCGGCGAACTGGCCGGCCTCAAGGTCGACAAGCTGATCAACGAACCCACCGCTGCCGCCCTCGCCTATGGCCTGCACCAACGGGACAAGGAAACCTCGTTCCTGGTCTTCGACCTCGGCGGCGGGACCTTCGACGTGTCGATTCTGGAGCTGTTCGACGGGGTGATGGAGGTCCGCGCCAGCGCCGGCGACAACTTCCTCGGCGGCGAGGATTTCGACGCTGTCCTGCTCGAGCGTTTTATCGACAGCCAGCGCAATGCGACGGACTTTCCTGATAGCAACAGCGTGATCCAACCCCTGCGCCGCGAGGCCGAGCGGGTGCGCAAGGTCCTCGGCCAGGAACAGAGCAGCGAATTCACCTTGCGCATCGATGGCCGCCAATGGAGCCATACCTTCACCCAGCAGCAACTGGCCGATCTCTATGCGCCCCTGCTGGAGCGTCTGCGCGGGCCGATCGAGCGCGCCCTGCGCGATGCACGTATTCGCGTCAGCGACCTCGATGAAATTCTCCTGGTCGGCGGCACCACCCGCATGCCACTGGTGCGCAAGCTGGCGGCCGGACTGTTCGGGCGCTTCCCGTCCATCAGCCTCAACCCCGATGAAGTGGTGGCCCATGGCGCAGCCATCCAGGCCGCACTCAAGGCCCGCTCGGCCGCCCTTGAGGAAGTGGTGCTGACCGATGTCTGCTCCTACACCCTGGGGATCGAGACTTCCCAGCAATACGGCCAGCAGATCGAAAGCGGACATTACCTGCCGATCATCGAACGCAACAGCATCGTCCCGGTCAGTCGGGTCAAGAGTGTCTATACCCTGCACGACAACCAGGAAGTGGTGAAGCTGAAGATCTACCAGGGCGAAAGCCGTCTGGTACGTGACAACGTCTTCCTCGGCGAACTGGAAATGCCGGTCCCCAAACGCAAGGCCGGCGAGATCTCGCTGGATGTGCGCTTCACCTACGATAACAATGGTCTGCTCGAAGCCCAGGTCACCGTGCCACTGACCGGCGAACAACATTCGCTGGTGATCGAGAACAACCCCGGCGTGCTATCCCCGGAGGAAATCCAGCAGCGCCTGCAGGCCCTGAGCCTGCTCAAGGTGCACCCGCGCGACCAGCAGGTGAATACCGTGCTGACCGCTCGTCTGGAACGGCTCTACCAGGAAAGCCTGGGCGAGTTGCGCGAGCGTATCGGTCAGTGGGCCGGGCAGTTCCAGCAGGTGCTGGAAACCCAGGACGAACGGCAGATCCGCGAAGCACGCAGCGAGCTGACCAGGCACCTCGACAGACTCGACAGTGGCATCTGGCATTAA
- the acpA gene encoding acid phosphatase, producing MSDEKDLEQSPTADADTPTNTSRRRFLGGVAVLGAGATLSACGSPNEPGKPAEVKELSGAALDKALQEQVKTVVVIYAENRSFNNLFGDFPGVEKPLSALKPADYQQYDRDGSLLQTLPPVWGGVLQVGPQSLDGVTYPVATQFQENLPNAPYALKGPNAEDLPLGLVTRDLWHVFYQNQMQINGGKNDRFVAWADSGGLTMGYYAQTRYSLRLWDVAREFVLCDNFFQGAFGGSFLNHQYLISAKVPFYPDAANSVAKPQIAKVQSDDPTDPRLAPLEQSPASAMSGPPQFGPSALTPDGYAVNTMAPPYWPTWIRDPERPDYAKPDLPTVLVPQTHEHIGDKLSKKNIDWAWYAGAWQVTLEQFKDSGGIPKIPNFQYHHQPFNYFTRQGPENPTERTRRLRDGGLGDETSTNKFLADAAAGKLPAVTFYKPQGNLNMHAGYADVAAGDRHIVRTLKVLRESPQWQNMVVVVTVDENGGWWDHVAPPKGDRWGPGTRVPALVVSPFARKGTVDHTVYDTASILRLITRVFQLEKLDGLKERDEAMSARGQQPMGDLTNALRFTA from the coding sequence ATGAGTGACGAGAAAGACCTCGAGCAGTCGCCGACCGCCGATGCCGATACCCCGACCAATACCAGCCGCCGCCGTTTCCTCGGCGGCGTCGCCGTGCTGGGGGCCGGCGCGACCCTGAGTGCCTGTGGCTCGCCAAACGAGCCGGGCAAGCCGGCCGAGGTCAAGGAACTGTCCGGAGCCGCGCTGGACAAGGCGCTGCAGGAGCAGGTCAAGACCGTGGTGGTGATCTACGCCGAGAACCGTAGCTTCAACAACCTGTTCGGCGACTTCCCCGGCGTCGAGAAACCGCTGTCGGCACTCAAACCGGCCGACTATCAGCAATACGATCGCGACGGCAGCCTGCTGCAGACCCTGCCTCCGGTCTGGGGCGGTGTGCTGCAGGTCGGCCCGCAGAGCCTCGATGGCGTGACCTACCCGGTGGCCACCCAGTTTCAGGAAAACCTGCCCAACGCGCCCTACGCCCTCAAGGGCCCGAACGCTGAAGACCTGCCCCTGGGCCTGGTCACCCGCGACCTGTGGCATGTGTTCTACCAGAACCAGATGCAGATCAACGGCGGCAAGAACGATCGTTTCGTCGCCTGGGCCGACTCCGGCGGCCTGACCATGGGCTACTACGCCCAAACCCGCTATTCGCTGCGTCTGTGGGATGTGGCCAGGGAGTTCGTACTCTGCGACAACTTCTTCCAGGGAGCCTTTGGCGGCTCATTCCTCAACCACCAGTACCTGATCAGCGCCAAGGTGCCGTTCTACCCGGATGCCGCCAACTCGGTGGCCAAACCGCAGATCGCCAAGGTGCAGAGCGACGACCCGACCGATCCACGCCTGGCACCGCTGGAGCAATCCCCGGCCAGTGCCATGAGCGGCCCGCCACAGTTCGGCCCGAGCGCGCTGACCCCCGACGGTTACGCGGTGAACACCATGGCGCCCCCCTACTGGCCGACCTGGATCCGCGACCCCGAGCGTCCGGACTACGCCAAGCCGGACCTGCCCACCGTGCTGGTGCCGCAGACCCACGAGCACATCGGCGACAAGCTGTCGAAGAAGAACATCGACTGGGCCTGGTACGCCGGCGCCTGGCAGGTAACGCTGGAGCAGTTCAAGGACTCGGGCGGCATTCCGAAGATTCCGAACTTCCAGTATCACCACCAGCCGTTCAACTACTTCACCCGCCAGGGCCCGGAAAACCCCACCGAACGCACCAGGCGCCTGCGTGATGGTGGGCTCGGTGATGAGACCAGTACCAACAAGTTCCTCGCCGATGCCGCAGCCGGCAAGCTGCCAGCCGTGACCTTCTACAAACCCCAGGGCAACCTCAACATGCACGCCGGTTATGCCGACGTGGCCGCTGGCGACCGGCATATCGTCCGGACCTTGAAAGTCCTGCGCGAGAGTCCGCAGTGGCAGAACATGGTGGTGGTGGTCACGGTCGACGAAAACGGCGGCTGGTGGGACCATGTTGCACCGCCCAAAGGCGACCGCTGGGGCCCGGGTACACGGGTTCCGGCACTGGTGGTCTCGCCGTTCGCGCGCAAGGGCACGGTGGACCACACGGTGTATGACACCGCCTCTATCCTGCGTCTGATCACCCGGGTATTCCAGTTGGAGAAGCTCGACGGCCTCAAGGAGCGCGATGAGGCGATGAGTGCGCGGGGGCAGCAACCCATGGGTGACCTGACCAACGCCCTGCGTTTTACCGCCTGA
- a CDS encoding short-chain fatty acid transporter, with amino-acid sequence MAADIDESRYARFALRCSNWAERWFPDSWVFAALAVIVVALGTLAMGAKPTDAAVAFGDGFWSLIPFTLQMAFVVIGGYVVASSPPAVKLIDRLARIPKNGRSAVAWVALISMVASLLNWGLSLVFGGLLVRALARRTDLRMDYRAAGAAAYLGLGAVWALGLSSSAAQLQANPASLPPSILSITGVIPFTQTIFLWQSGALLLALIVVSLVVAYATAPGPNSARDAKACGVDPSFNLPPLSPRTRPGEWLEHSPLLTLLLALLAAGWLFHEFSTKPAISAISGLNTYNFLFLMVGALLHWRPRSFLDAVSRAVPTTTGVLIQFPLYGSIAALMTTVKGTDAQTLAHHISTLFTQVASHDTYALLMGVYSAVLGFFIPSGGGKWIIEAPYVMQVANDLKYHLGWAVQIYNAAEALPNLINPFYMLPLLGVLGLKARDLIGFSFVQLLVHAPLVLFLLWALGTTLAYSGPVMP; translated from the coding sequence ATGGCTGCCGATATCGATGAAAGCCGCTATGCCCGCTTTGCCCTGCGCTGCTCGAACTGGGCCGAGCGCTGGTTTCCCGACTCCTGGGTGTTTGCCGCACTGGCAGTGATCGTCGTCGCCCTGGGCACCCTGGCCATGGGCGCCAAGCCGACCGATGCGGCGGTGGCATTCGGCGATGGCTTCTGGAGCCTGATCCCGTTCACCCTGCAAATGGCCTTCGTGGTTATCGGTGGTTATGTGGTCGCCAGCTCGCCGCCCGCCGTGAAACTGATCGACCGCCTGGCGCGGATTCCGAAAAACGGCCGCTCTGCGGTGGCCTGGGTAGCCTTGATTTCCATGGTCGCGTCGCTGCTCAACTGGGGCCTGTCGCTGGTGTTCGGCGGCCTGCTGGTCCGCGCCCTCGCCCGGCGCACCGATCTGCGCATGGACTACCGTGCCGCCGGCGCCGCCGCCTACCTCGGCCTCGGCGCGGTATGGGCCCTGGGCCTGTCGTCGTCCGCCGCGCAATTGCAGGCCAACCCGGCCAGCCTGCCGCCGTCGATCCTGTCGATCACCGGCGTCATTCCCTTCACCCAGACTATTTTTCTCTGGCAATCCGGGGCATTGCTGCTGGCGCTGATCGTGGTCTCGCTGGTGGTTGCCTACGCCACCGCCCCCGGCCCGAACTCGGCACGAGATGCCAAGGCCTGTGGAGTCGATCCGAGCTTCAACCTGCCACCGCTGAGCCCGCGCACCCGGCCTGGCGAATGGCTGGAGCACAGCCCACTGCTGACCCTGTTGCTGGCACTGCTGGCCGCCGGCTGGCTGTTCCACGAGTTCTCGACCAAGCCGGCGATCAGCGCCATCTCCGGCCTGAACACCTACAACTTCCTGTTCCTGATGGTCGGTGCCCTGCTGCACTGGCGCCCGCGCAGTTTCCTCGACGCAGTGTCGCGAGCCGTGCCGACCACCACCGGGGTGCTGATCCAGTTTCCGCTGTACGGCTCCATCGCGGCACTGATGACCACGGTCAAGGGCACCGACGCCCAGACTCTGGCGCACCACATCTCGACCCTCTTCACCCAGGTCGCCTCCCATGACACCTATGCCCTGTTGATGGGCGTGTACTCGGCGGTACTGGGTTTCTTCATCCCGTCCGGCGGTGGCAAATGGATCATCGAGGCACCCTACGTGATGCAGGTCGCCAACGACCTCAAGTACCACCTGGGCTGGGCCGTACAGATCTACAACGCGGCCGAAGCCCTGCCGAACCTGATCAACCCGTTCTACATGCTGCCGTTGCTCGGCGTGCTGGGCCTGAAGGCACGGGACCTGATCGGCTTTTCCTTCGTGCAGTTGCTGGTGCATGCACCGTTGGTGCTGTTCCTGCTGTGGGCGCTGGGGACGACCCTGGCCTATAGCGGGCCGGTGATGCCGTAG
- a CDS encoding MFS transporter, producing the protein MTVDSYPRNRRFSRSDYKTLGLAALGGALEIYDFIIFVFFALTLSQLFFPPEMPEWLRLLQSFGIFVTGYLARPLGGILMAHFADRLGRKRVFSLSILMMALPCLLIGVMPTYAQIGYWAPLLLLGLRVLQGAAVGGEVPSAWVFVAEHAPPGHRGYALGVLQAGLTFGYLLGALTATWLARVYSPAEILDFAWRFPFLLGGVFGVIGVWLRRWLSETPVFMALQARREAGAELPLGAVLRDHRRSIVPAMLLTCVLTSAVVVLVVITPTVMQKSFGMSTSHTFALSSLGIVFLNIGCVLAGLLVDRIGAWRAVLLYSLLLPVGIGLLYACLITGGAWINLAYAVAGLACGVVGAVPSVMVGLFPSRIRVSGISFTYNIAYALWASTTPLLLIGLMPWSPWVCVGYCLVMGTVGVLTALFFGGRIAMSADSQPCIGH; encoded by the coding sequence ATGACCGTTGATTCATACCCGCGAAACCGTCGTTTCTCCCGGTCCGACTACAAGACCCTGGGCTTGGCGGCATTGGGCGGTGCGCTGGAAATCTACGATTTCATCATCTTCGTGTTTTTCGCCCTGACCCTCAGCCAGCTGTTCTTCCCGCCGGAAATGCCCGAGTGGTTGCGGCTGTTGCAGAGCTTCGGGATTTTCGTCACCGGTTACCTGGCGCGCCCACTGGGCGGCATCCTGATGGCGCACTTTGCCGATCGCCTGGGGCGCAAGCGTGTGTTCAGCCTGAGTATCCTGATGATGGCCTTGCCCTGCCTGCTGATCGGGGTGATGCCAACCTACGCCCAGATCGGTTACTGGGCGCCGCTGTTGCTGCTGGGCCTGCGGGTGCTGCAAGGCGCAGCGGTGGGCGGCGAGGTGCCGAGCGCGTGGGTATTCGTGGCCGAGCATGCGCCGCCGGGGCATCGTGGTTATGCCCTCGGTGTATTGCAGGCTGGGCTGACGTTCGGTTACCTGCTGGGCGCGCTGACAGCCACCTGGCTGGCGCGGGTCTACAGCCCGGCGGAGATTCTCGATTTCGCCTGGCGCTTTCCCTTCCTGCTCGGCGGGGTGTTCGGGGTGATCGGGGTCTGGTTGCGCCGCTGGCTCAGCGAAACCCCGGTTTTCATGGCCTTGCAGGCCCGACGTGAGGCCGGCGCTGAACTGCCTTTAGGGGCGGTGCTGCGTGATCATCGCCGCTCGATTGTTCCGGCGATGCTGCTGACCTGCGTGCTCACGTCGGCGGTGGTGGTGTTGGTGGTGATTACGCCGACCGTGATGCAGAAAAGCTTCGGCATGAGTACCAGCCATACCTTTGCCCTAAGCAGCCTGGGTATCGTGTTCCTGAATATCGGTTGTGTACTCGCCGGCCTGCTTGTGGATCGTATCGGCGCCTGGCGCGCGGTGCTGCTCTACAGCCTACTGCTGCCGGTGGGGATCGGCCTGTTGTATGCCTGCCTGATCACGGGCGGAGCCTGGATCAACCTGGCCTATGCCGTGGCCGGGCTGGCCTGTGGGGTGGTCGGTGCGGTGCCGTCGGTGATGGTCGGGTTGTTTCCGAGCCGGATCCGCGTGTCCGGCATTTCGTTTACCTACAATATTGCCTATGCGCTCTGGGCGAGTACCACGCCGTTGCTGCTGATTGGCCTGATGCCCTGGAGCCCCTGGGTTTGCGTGGGTTATTGCCTGGTGATGGGCACGGTCGGGGTGCTGACGGCGCTATTTTTTGGCGGGCGGATCGCGATGAGCGCCGATTCGCAACCCTGTATCGGGCACTGA
- a CDS encoding SIS domain-containing protein, producing MSLMRQETLSIPAVVQHMLDQDSAINSLADQLAADLPELIISVARGSSDHAAAFFGYVMMSQLGIPWLSIPLSLVSLQQPPLRLKKCWVAALSQSGKSPDLIASAAYLKQRGASVAAFVNTADSPLAAASDAEVLLPAGLEQSVAATKSYVAMLMAGVQTVAALGARQGNDSGLREALQSLPAALAEVANEEWALALNVLQSADKMIVIGRGPALPIAQEAALKLKETSGIQAEAFSSAEVRHGPMEIIEAGYPVLVFAPSGPEQAGTLAFADDMRLRGAQVMVVAPRGTPGVELPSVATAHPLLEPFTMIQGFYLMAAKLAELRGRNPDQPRFLKKVTETR from the coding sequence ATGTCGCTGATGCGCCAAGAAACCCTGTCGATTCCCGCCGTCGTGCAACACATGCTCGACCAGGACAGCGCGATCAATTCACTCGCCGACCAACTGGCCGCCGACTTGCCGGAGCTGATCATCAGTGTCGCCCGTGGCAGCTCGGATCATGCCGCCGCTTTCTTCGGCTACGTCATGATGAGCCAGTTGGGCATTCCCTGGCTGTCGATCCCGCTATCGCTGGTCAGCCTGCAACAACCACCGCTGCGCCTGAAGAAATGCTGGGTGGCGGCCCTGTCCCAATCAGGCAAGAGCCCGGACCTGATCGCCAGTGCCGCCTACCTCAAGCAACGGGGCGCCAGCGTCGCGGCCTTCGTCAACACTGCCGACTCGCCACTGGCCGCCGCCAGTGATGCCGAGGTGCTGTTGCCAGCCGGCCTGGAACAGAGCGTGGCGGCGACCAAGAGTTACGTCGCCATGCTGATGGCCGGCGTGCAGACCGTCGCGGCCCTGGGTGCCCGGCAAGGCAACGACAGCGGTTTGCGCGAAGCCCTGCAAAGCCTGCCTGCGGCCCTGGCCGAGGTGGCAAACGAGGAATGGGCGCTGGCGCTGAACGTCTTGCAGTCTGCCGACAAGATGATCGTCATCGGACGCGGCCCGGCGCTGCCGATTGCCCAGGAAGCCGCGCTGAAACTCAAGGAGACGTCGGGCATCCAGGCCGAAGCCTTTTCCAGCGCCGAAGTGCGCCACGGGCCGATGGAAATTATCGAGGCCGGTTATCCGGTGCTGGTGTTCGCCCCCTCCGGACCTGAGCAGGCCGGCACCCTGGCCTTCGCCGACGATATGCGCCTGCGCGGGGCCCAGGTCATGGTGGTCGCCCCGCGCGGCACACCCGGCGTGGAGTTGCCCAGCGTTGCCACGGCCCATCCGTTGCTGGAGCCGTTCACCATGATCCAGGGCTTCTATCTGATGGCGGCGAAACTGGCCGAGTTGCGCGGGCGCAACCCGGATCAACCGCGCTTTCTGAAAAAGGTCACGGAAACGCGCTGA
- a CDS encoding ROK family protein, with product MFEPLNTPGAKAPTQGVLLAIDVGGTKTQVACYDPSSQHLSTRRLATHAAGLRGKPALERILQAARECAADFGDVPVASVAAVFPGVVRDSRLLMAPNTPGFEALDLPALLGSGLGTEAVMLDNDVKAGALAEARWGSLVGIDDAIYLNLGTGLAAAAIANGRLIRGHNGAAMEIGYMLEPFLDPLRADQWRTHEKGAAPLEEFFSGTALSQLANEMLGHGHHALDLFTSADRAVRQALEQRIAGMAVQVANLAVALDVSRIAIGGGLFHQSSTLAPVLEQLIRQAVPFPPQIVAAHFTHDAPLWGALSMAMDAAGLSFIPGDLLSLPDSPRG from the coding sequence ATGTTCGAGCCGTTGAATACCCCGGGCGCCAAGGCGCCCACCCAAGGCGTGCTGCTGGCGATCGATGTGGGCGGTACCAAGACCCAGGTCGCCTGTTATGACCCGTCGAGCCAACACCTGAGTACACGCAGGCTGGCAACCCACGCCGCTGGCCTGCGGGGCAAGCCCGCGCTGGAGCGCATCCTTCAGGCCGCCCGTGAGTGTGCCGCCGACTTTGGCGATGTGCCGGTAGCCAGCGTGGCCGCCGTGTTTCCCGGCGTGGTGCGCGACAGCCGGCTGTTGATGGCGCCGAATACGCCGGGGTTCGAAGCGCTCGATCTGCCGGCACTGCTCGGCAGCGGCCTGGGCACCGAAGCGGTGATGCTCGACAACGATGTCAAGGCCGGGGCCCTGGCGGAAGCGCGCTGGGGTTCGCTGGTGGGGATCGACGATGCGATCTACCTCAACCTCGGCACCGGGCTCGCCGCGGCCGCCATTGCCAACGGTCGTCTGATTCGTGGCCATAACGGCGCGGCCATGGAGATCGGCTACATGCTGGAGCCTTTTCTCGACCCGCTACGCGCCGATCAGTGGCGAACCCACGAAAAAGGTGCGGCGCCCCTGGAGGAATTCTTCTCGGGCACCGCCCTGAGCCAACTGGCCAACGAAATGCTCGGCCATGGGCACCACGCCCTGGACCTGTTCACCAGCGCCGACCGCGCCGTGCGCCAGGCCCTGGAGCAGCGAATCGCCGGCATGGCGGTACAGGTGGCCAACCTCGCGGTGGCGCTGGATGTCAGCCGCATCGCGATTGGCGGCGGCCTGTTCCACCAGTCGTCGACCCTGGCCCCGGTGCTCGAACAACTGATTCGCCAGGCGGTACCCTTTCCACCGCAGATCGTCGCCGCCCATTTCACCCATGATGCGCCGCTCTGGGGCGCGCTGAGCATGGCCATGGACGCCGCCGGGTTGAGTTTCATTCCCGGCGACCTTCTTTCCCTACCCGACAGCCCGCGTGGCTGA